One stretch of Hevea brasiliensis isolate MT/VB/25A 57/8 chromosome 12, ASM3005281v1, whole genome shotgun sequence DNA includes these proteins:
- the LOC110655929 gene encoding uncharacterized protein LOC110655929 isoform X1, with product MGSSTRIGLVTLTPSVLNPSMILYAPITEILGLLPLLYHDNAFVASFALHIANLERFYNAERNNCSRAYVEKEIVKFATVTVGNSYCSAIESSFNDRKTDLKTRVSF from the exons ATGGGTTCGTCTACCAGAATTGGCTTGGTGACGCTGACTCCATCCGTATTGAACCCTTCTATGATCCTGTATGCCCCAATAACAGAGATTCTTGGCCTCCTCCCTTTACT ATACCATGACAATGCGTTTGTCGCTTCTTTTGCTCTGCATATTGCAAATCTG GAGAGGTTCTATAATGCTGAAAGAAACAACTGTTCAAGAGCTTATGTTGAAAAAGAAATCGTGAAATTTGCCACTGTAACAGTTGGGAACTCTTATTGTTCTGCAATTGAATCTAGCTTTAATGACAGAAAAACTGATCTTAAAACAAGAGTTTCTTTCTAG
- the LOC110655929 gene encoding uncharacterized protein LOC110655929 isoform X2, producing the protein MGSSTRIGLVTLTPSVLNPSMILYAPITEILGLLPLLDGELMRHSKGVIWIKRENGNTMTMRLSLLLLCILQIWRGSIMLKETTVQELMLKKKS; encoded by the exons ATGGGTTCGTCTACCAGAATTGGCTTGGTGACGCTGACTCCATCCGTATTGAACCCTTCTATGATCCTGTATGCCCCAATAACAGAGATTCTTGGCCTCCTCCCTTTACT AGATGGGGAATTGATGCGTCATAGCAAGGGAGTAATTTGGATTAAGCGGGAAAATGGAA ATACCATGACAATGCGTTTGTCGCTTCTTTTGCTCTGCATATTGCAAATCTG GAGAGGTTCTATAATGCTGAAAGAAACAACTGTTCAAGAGCTTATGTTGAAAAAGAAATCGTGA